A stretch of the Kroppenstedtia eburnea genome encodes the following:
- the serA gene encoding phosphoglycerate dehydrogenase has protein sequence MYRVLISDPLSDQGIEKLLEAPDVEVIRKTDLSVNQLMEEISTVDALIVRSQTQVTAQVIQAGRKLKAIGRAGVGVDNIDISAATARGILVVNAPDGNTVSTAEHTFAMLISLARNIPQGYRDLIQGEWNRKRFVGVELNHKTLGIVGLGRIGTELAKRARAFNMNVIAFDPYLTEERAKKAGIQQATLEEVITGADFLTVHTPLTKETRHLIDADAFAKMKDGVRVINCARGGIIDENALAQAIQSGKVAGAALDVFETEPPGKHPLFALPQVIATPHLGASTREAQENVAVDVSGEILHILRGEPFKNAVNLPSIPAELQERLRPYQKLAEKLGSFATQIADGALDEIIVTYSGDLAEVDTSPLTRIILKGALSHYLAEINDVNAPHLAKERGVRVTEQKMSQSHGFNQLIHLKVRTNRSDSSISGTLLNGLGPRIVKIDSYSVDVQPFGHLLLIRHRDQPGAIGRVGTVLGSHDVNIATMQVGRRDQGGSAIMMLTVDKQLPEELLPTLEELEEIQQVIAIDL, from the coding sequence ATGTATCGAGTGCTGATCTCTGATCCACTGAGCGATCAGGGAATTGAAAAACTGTTGGAAGCCCCTGATGTGGAAGTGATCCGAAAGACCGATCTGTCCGTGAACCAACTGATGGAAGAGATCTCCACAGTGGATGCCTTGATCGTCCGCAGCCAGACCCAGGTTACGGCCCAAGTGATTCAAGCGGGGCGAAAGCTGAAAGCGATCGGCCGGGCCGGGGTCGGGGTGGACAATATCGACATCTCCGCCGCCACCGCCCGCGGTATCCTCGTGGTGAACGCCCCCGACGGCAATACAGTCTCCACTGCGGAACACACTTTCGCCATGCTGATCTCGCTGGCCCGGAACATTCCCCAGGGATACCGGGACCTGATCCAGGGGGAATGGAACCGAAAGCGGTTTGTCGGTGTGGAATTGAACCACAAAACGCTGGGCATTGTCGGTCTGGGACGAATCGGGACCGAGTTGGCCAAGCGGGCTCGCGCATTCAACATGAATGTGATCGCCTTTGATCCCTATCTGACCGAAGAGCGGGCAAAAAAAGCCGGGATTCAGCAAGCCACACTGGAGGAGGTGATCACCGGGGCGGATTTCCTCACGGTTCATACTCCCCTGACCAAAGAGACCCGTCATTTGATCGATGCCGACGCCTTCGCCAAAATGAAGGACGGTGTCCGGGTGATTAATTGTGCCCGGGGGGGCATCATCGACGAAAACGCCCTCGCACAAGCGATCCAAAGCGGAAAAGTGGCGGGAGCCGCCCTGGATGTGTTTGAGACGGAACCGCCTGGAAAGCATCCCCTCTTCGCACTCCCCCAGGTGATCGCCACCCCCCACTTGGGTGCATCCACCCGGGAGGCACAGGAAAATGTGGCCGTCGATGTATCCGGAGAGATTCTTCATATCCTGCGGGGAGAACCCTTTAAAAATGCCGTCAATCTCCCCTCCATCCCGGCGGAATTGCAGGAAAGACTGCGTCCCTATCAAAAATTGGCCGAAAAGCTGGGCAGCTTCGCCACCCAGATCGCCGACGGCGCCCTGGATGAAATCATTGTCACCTATTCCGGCGACTTGGCCGAGGTGGACACTTCACCTTTGACCCGCATCATCCTGAAAGGAGCACTCTCCCATTACCTGGCTGAAATCAACGATGTGAATGCCCCCCACCTCGCCAAAGAACGGGGTGTCCGCGTAACAGAGCAGAAGATGTCCCAAAGCCACGGTTTCAACCAATTGATCCATTTAAAAGTCCGAACCAACCGCAGTGATTCCTCCATATCCGGCACCTTGTTGAACGGATTGGGTCCACGCATCGTCAAGATTGACTCTTACTCTGTCGATGTCCAACCCTTCGGACATTTGCTCCTCATCCGTCACCGGGATCAACCCGGTGCCATCGGACGGGTGGGAACCGTCCTCGGCAGCCATGACGTCAACATCGCCACCATGCAGGTGGGCCGCCGGGATCAAGGCGGATCGGCGATCATGATGCTGACTGTGGATAAACAACTGCCTGAAGAACTGTTGCCAACCTTGGAGGAATTGGAAGAAATCCAGCAAGTGATCGCCATTGACCTGTAA